The sequence CTGCATTTACATGTGGCAGGCAGGGAAGGATGTCTAGGGATAATCTGAATGTGATGGAAGGAAAACCGAGACCAGAAGTAGGCTGTACCATTTTTATGGATACTAGTCATTTATTAGGGCAGAATAGTGGTGTAAATGACATGCCTATTTATTACTATGAATATATAGTCAATATCCTAGCTTTTTTAAGAGTCATAgggatgcacagcacagaaacagaccctttgatccaactcgtctatactgaccagataccccaacccaatctagtcccacctgtcagcacctggcccatatccctccaaacccttcctattcatatactcatccagataccttttaaatgttgcaattgtactaccttccactacttcttctggcagctcattccataaatgtaccaccctctggatgaaagagttgccccttaggtctcttttatatctttcccgtcccaccgtaaacctatgccctctagttctggactcccccaccccagggaaaagactttgtctacttatcctatccatgcccctcatgattttataagccacaataaggtcacctctcagcctctggtgctccagggaaaacagctctaacataattcaacctctccctatagctcaaatcctccgaccctggcaatatccttgtaaatctcttctgaaccctttcaagtttctcaacattttttcgataggagaacagaattgcacacaatattctaaaaatggcctaaccagtatcctgtacagccgcaacatgacctcccaactcctgtattcaatactgaGACCAAGAAcagtaagcataccaaatgcagccttcattatcctatctacctgcaactttttcaaggagctatgaatctgtactccaaggtctctgttcagttTTAACTTGACATTCAGcagaaacttgaaatgttaagcaTTGAATCTATAACATACCTTCAACTTCTTCTACAACTACATTGCATTACTAGCTATCGTTTCTTGAGGCCGCATTGCAAGGTGCACAGCCCGCATAAGACTTTGATAGAGCAGCTTTTACACACTGCTATGCATTGCCAAACGTACAGCGTACACTACAGTTGTCTAGAGATGAACTGCAGTACATTACTACGTGCACACCCTACATGGATCGTGTATGCATAACCGAACTGTCTGTGCAGACATATGCATTACTGAGTGCGCATATTGTATAACAGGATGGACAGCCTGCACATGCATTGCAATGACAAGGGTGCGGGTACGGACTGAAGTACATTACAAAGTGTATAGCCTGCAACAGCAAGCAGTTTGCGTGAACCTCTGTACGCGACAGTACATGCAATGGCATGACAAGAGGCTAAGCCGAACCGCAGCTGGAAGAGCGCACGCATCCCTGGACGTGCGCATGCGTTCGGTCAGGGGCACGTGAGTACGAGGCCGGCCGTGGACTGGCCGAAAGGAGCCGCGCGCCCGCGCCCGCgcggggggggagagagaaagagagtggagAGGACCCGGACTCCCGGCAATGACTGAGTGCGCGAGCCGGCGTAGGGCCGCCGTAACCGGGAGCGTCGGCGCGCTGTGATCGCGTGGGAGACGGCAGGCTGGATGttaccagcagcagcagcaggaggtgagGAGGCAGGCaggcagtgagtgagtgcccGGTCCCGGTCCcggtccctctcccctcccctctctccccccacctcccccctctcCAGGGAGGGGGGCCGGGAGCTGCGGCTGCGCTGGAGCTGGAGCTCGAGCGGAGTGAAGCGGGGCCCCGAGGCCGAGGCCCGGagaggggggaggaggaggaggaagaggggagCCGGAGAGCCAGGCCCCGGCCTCTGTCGCTCAGTGATGTGGAGTGCGAGCCATGGAGACTCGCGAGCTGCCGAGAGAAGGCGCCGCCGACTGTGAGGAGCGCCCGGCGCTGAGCGGTACCGGCACCGGCCACAGCCCGAGGCTGCCGGGCCTGCTGTGGGAGCCCAAGTACAGCCTGGTGCAGGAGGTGGGCCGCGGCAGTTACGGCGTGGTGTACGAGGCGGTGGTGAGGAAGAGCGGAGCCCGGGTGGCCATCAAGAAGATCCGCTGCGACGCCCCGGAGAACGTGGAGCTGGCCCTGTCCGAGTTCTGGGCTCTGACCAGCCTCAAGCGGCAGCATGAGAATGTGATCCAGTTCGAGGAGTGTGTGCTGCAGCGCAACGGCATGGCCCAGAAGATGAGCCACGGCAACAAGCGCTCCGAGTTCTACCTGCGCCTGGTGGAGACCTCACTGAAGGGCGAGCGGATCCTGGGCGCCGGCGAGCCCTGCTACCTCTGGTTCGTCATGGAGTTCTGCAACGGCGGCGACCTGAACCAGTACGTGCTGTCCCGGAGGCCCGACTCGGCCGTCAACACcagcttcatgctgcagctgacCAGCGCCATCGCCTTCCTGCACAAGAACCACATCGTCCACCGCGACCTGAAACCCGACAACATCCTCATCTCCGAGAAGTCGGGAGTCCCCATTCTCAAAGTGGCCGATTTCGGCCTCAGCAAAGTTTGCGTGGTGGGCGGAGGAGCAGCCACCAACAAAAACGTGAATGTGAACAAGTGCTGGTTGTCCTCCGCCTGCGGCTCTGACTTTTACATGGCTCCAGAGGTCTGGGAAGGACACTACACG comes from Chiloscyllium plagiosum isolate BGI_BamShark_2017 unplaced genomic scaffold, ASM401019v2 scaf_5774, whole genome shotgun sequence and encodes:
- the LOC122547258 gene encoding serine/threonine-protein kinase 35-like, with translation METRELPREGAADCEERPALSGTGTGHSPRLPGLLWEPKYSLVQEVGRGSYGVVYEAVVRKSGARVAIKKIRCDAPENVELALSEFWALTSLKRQHENVIQFEECVLQRNGMAQKMSHGNKRSEFYLRLVETSLKGERILGAGEPCYLWFVMEFCNGGDLNQYVLSRRPDSAVNTSFMLQLTSAIAFLHKNHIVHRDLKPDNILISEKSGVPILKVADFGLSKVCVVGGGAATNKNVNVNKCWLSSACGSDFYMAPEVWEGHYTAKADIFALGIIIWAMIERITFIDAETKKELLGTYVRQGSEIVPVGEALLENPKMELHIPQKRRTFMSEGIRQLIKDMLAANPQDRPDAFELETRMDQVTCAA